From the genome of Triticum aestivum cultivar Chinese Spring chromosome 1A, IWGSC CS RefSeq v2.1, whole genome shotgun sequence:
tctgcatcatccacatcatctGCAGCCTCTCTCATCAGGTGTTCTTCATCCTCATTTGCATTTCTAGGGCCTGTGTTACCTTCAGCTGGCAAAGAACTGTCATCCTTCTCCTTATCTTTGTCATCAACTTGAATGCCAAACATTTCGGCCATATCAATGTCAGATATTGGTGTAATGACCAAATCTGTTTTTTCATTCAACTCTACTACATTCCAGTCAACAACAATCTTCCTAGCACCATGGgttccctcctctccatctgcatcaATCCCAGTATCTTCAGCTACTATAGTCGGTTCAGTCAACAATGCCAACATCTTCTTTTGTGAAACCCACTCATCATCTTCCATCTGTGCAGCCATCTTTGATGGCACATAACCAACTCTGGAATGAGTTTGCAGATCAATTAGCTCtgcataaaatgttacttgtttgcttgcccatcctccttgctgatcaatttcagcaaccatggattctccatcttcaattctcacatattcaccattatagttatcgaaacgttgcagagatacctcttgttctggaccccaaacaatactctccccaattctctccaccaaattgcccacggccttctccttcatgatctccaattcctggggatcaacatctgcaaaatcgacatccaacctcacggtggtatctctatcaatgtcttggacactgccatcactgagcttggctttacagggaaaaaattccactataattgcgaatgtggtggcagaacctgaacctcccctgttttgtcaatggcaggcagcggcggcagtcactaccaaatcgagttcgattctaaatcgccaagaaaagagggtggcATTACCGATTTGAAGCACTGTCTCCTCGGGGCAGCCCGTCTCCTCGCTCCATCTCATCTAGCCCTCGCTCCATCTCCTATCCAATCAAGCAACAggggcagcatgaggccacagattTATTCAAAATTCAGTGGAATGGGAGTAGTGTTTGGAAAATACTCACTCGCAATAGCCGCTGCAGGGATAGGCGCTCCACCACCGGGCCGCGGAGAAGAAACAACCCCCGGATCCAATGGAGCCcgattctaaatcgccaagaaacagagggcagcatgaggccacagatcCCCCAAAATTCTGGGGAGTGGGACTAGGGTTTCGGGCTCACCTCGCAATAGCTCTGCCGCTGCCGAGAAATGCGCTCCACCACCGCGGAGAAGAAACCACTGCCGGAGAAGATGCTTATGGCGGCGCCGCTCGCCCAGTCCAGCACGGGCGAGTCGAGCACGGTCACACAGTCACCGGTCGAGTCGTGGACGGTTGACTCTTGACTACGTGGCCATAGGTGGACCCCACCAGTCAGAGCACATAACCCACAGTGTCCTAACCAAATCTCAGCCTAACGGACAGCCAACTAGCCGCGTAAATGGtgtgtcgcatgggagctattttttCCAACGAAGATGTCGCATGCAAGCTATTACAGCCAACGACGTCGCATGAGAGACAGTTCACACCAACGACGTTGCATGGGAGCTATTCACCCCACCGATGAGAGGCTAGATCGAGCCAGATGCCATGATGGATCCGATTGACATAACAACAGCATTTCAGAAAGTATGCCAAACAGGTGCCGAATCAACTTTTGAGGCATTTGGCACGAGTGCCTGCACTCCCTAGGCGATGCCACAGGAAAAATTTAGGGAACTCGAGCACCCAGGGCCTCTTTGGTTGGTTGCATATTGCTCCGCCCTAGATGCTACTTTGGCATGTTTGGATGCTTAGTCTGCATTCGGCTTTTGGCCTGAACGGAACTTAAAACACCTCTTAGCTAGGCCCCTAGGAACGGATGAATCAGACGTTTCCTCTCAACCAGGCTATCGGCATTCACGGGAGGGAAACGCGATGCTGAGCTCATGTGACCTTGCGGGCATCCCAATATAACGGCATGAGGAATTGGATCACCTCCTATCGATTCACTCGCCCTATTTAGTCCCCGCTCGCTCACCGCCGGAACCCCACCACCATTTCATCCCCTTCAAGCTCTCTATCTCGGGTGGATTCTTCACAAATGAGCAGTTACAAACGCATCTTCTCCGGTCCGCGGTGGTTGGCGGCGGCGAtcgttcttcctcctcttccctgagTTGTTTCACGCCTTCCCCTGAGCTTGATGATCATCTTCGAGTGCAAGCCAAGCAAGGCGGCAGCTGAAGGTTGGTCAGATTCATGTGTAAATCCTAAACTCGGGTGCTATATAAGGCAGGGCTATGGATTAGCCAGAGGGACCAACTCTCGTAGAAATGTTACTCTCGATAGCAGTAAATCATCCCCCATTGTGACCCTCGCACGAGGTACTCCACCATGAGTACAAACTAGAAGCAGGACATAGGGTGTCCTCCAAGGGGGGACTGAACACGTGTAACTAACTCGTGTGACCTCCATTTTGGCAGTTCTAGCCGTGTTCGCCACCCTATCGAGGGTACTGGCGGTTATACGTACTGTCCGATGGCATGCCAAGCAGTGGCTACGCTGGTAGGGGAACATATCCAGATCAGATCTTTGTTCATGCCAAATGACTACATGTCGGGCCAAACCTTCACTTTCAGCTCTTTCGGGCTCATCGACGATCAAGGCGGTCTACACTTACAACGTTCCCATCGGTGTCATGCACTTTGGAAGCCTAGAATTCCACTTCAATCGATAAGGCGATTTCGTATGCCTCTGCACTCCTCCATCACCCTTGGCGCATGGGTCATAGCTGGCCATGACCAAAGGTAGGCGGTTGGGCCTTCAGCAAACCATCAGCCTGCCCGATACCAAGGCATCAACATGATCTTCTAGGCCTCGGACACATGCCGGGACCAAAAGATTACGTAACATGCGGTTTACGCAGTCGCGCCGACCCCAACAAAGCGCATGGAGTGATCCGATTCCATGGTAACCTTCGGCCGATCGATCATCCGGCATATATTTTGTATCCGGGCAAGTTCGCCCTAGTTGTAGATCCCATCGTCCGGGGTTTCCGCCTCCCTCAAGTCCCGATGAACGACAGTAGTGGCGTGAACATCAACTTCCCTGACACCTTGGCCAAGATGGCGATCTCCCGATCTCGCCTGCAGCCCTTGCCCACCAACTTTCAGTTTTGCATCTGGCAGGCAGGTGCACCCCTTGGGACAGCTCGACCTAGAGGTCGTCTTCGGGGACGAGGATGACTTTCGGTCAAAAAAATACGATTCGAGGTCACGCCATTTCAAACTGGCTACATCGCCATCCTAGGCAGGCCGCCCTACGGTAGATTTATGGCGCTACCCTCCTACGCATACCTCCAGCTCAAGATGCCAAGTCTGAGTGGCACAATAACAATCCACGGCAGCCCCGAGAAGGCACTTGAAGAAAAAGCCACGAATGTAGAGCTCGTCGAGGCAACAATGGCTTCCACGGAGCTTGAGCACATCAAGAAGTCCGTTGACCCATCTTCAATAATATTACCAGCCAAGCCCTAGCCGGGGTTAGCTTTCATCTAGCGAAggaaaccaaaaaaattccaagtCCACGGAGAAGACCCGGGAAAAACGATAATCATTGGAATAGACCTACAGAAGAATAGGAGGTCACGCCTCTGCAATTCCTCTGAAGCAACTTAGACATCTTCGCCTGGAGGCCCGCAAACATGCACGAGGTTTCCGTAAAGATTGCACAATACAACCTCGACGTTCGAAAGGACGCCAGGCCAGTCAAACAAGCCCTCTGTCGTTTCGCCACAGAGAAACGACGGGCCATTGGTGGAGAGACTGCCCGACTCCTGCCGCCAGGTTCAACGGGGAAGTCACGCACccggagtggctggccaaccccGTCATGGTGCGGAAAAAGAACATGTCCTGCCGCATGTGTGTTGACTAAAGTGACTTCAACAAAGTATGCACAAAGGACTTGTTCCCTTCGCCTCGCATTGGCCAAGTTATAGATTCAACCATGGGCTGCGAAAGCAtgtgtttcttggatgcttattttggCTACCATCAACTACGCATAAAAGAGTCAGACCAAGAGAAAACTTCCTTCATCACACCTTTCGGGCCTTTTGCTAGATCACCATGCCTTTGAACTCAAGAATGCAGGGGTGACATATCAGCGAATGATGTGAAAATATCTCCATGACCAGATTGGCATCAAAGTGGAGGCCTACGTCATCAACAACGTAGTCATCAAGTCCAGACGTGGCTCCAATCTCCTCTCTGACCTCAAACAAACATTAACAAACTTGCAAAATATCCTTGTGTCATATATTTGTACTAAAATTTAAATTATTCTATGAGTAAAATTTGTAGTCAAAGACGTGTATTGGAGACTGAAAAGTTAAACACATCTTGTATTTCGAAATGGAGGGCTTGGCTAGGTACACTGAAGTGACGTGCACATAGAACATTTGACGATTCAATCGATCCACCGCTCCGGCGCGAATAGAAACGTGTTCTTTTCATACATAACCGACTGATCATGAGGAAATAAGTGTGCTGATGCGCTGGACATGGAAGATGGAGGTGTGCCTAACACGTCTAAGCCGCCTTTAAAGAAAAAGGAAACGAGTCCAAGCTAGCAAGGAGTCAAACAAGTTTATCCCAAACCACGATAACAAAAAACAATTCATAGCTGACGCGGCAAGTTGGCATGCTTCAAGAACTGACATCTATATATAGAGTTGCTTGTAGCTTTGGCCAGGCACAACCACAACATAAACCATCATTCCACGAGCAGACGGGACAGTGCAGAGCTTCCCTATAGAGAAGTTTAGGAGCAACGATGAAGAGTAGGACACTCGTGGTCATCCTGGTTCTCCAGGCCGTCCTGGTCATGGGGATCCTCTCACAGGCCAACGGTATGGTTGCTGGTTGCCGTATTGTGATTTCGTTGAGATATTTAGCTTACACACACACAAGTGATAGTTAACTGATGTCAATCCAGTTAACAAGGCGATTAACTGATATGATTCCATGCAGCCGAGTTCCCAAAGTGCTGCGACAGCTGCAGGTTCTTCTCGGGGGCCGTGGTCTGCGACGACGCCGGCCCCAAGTGCCGCGACGGCTGCGTGAACTGCCGCGTCGTGCAGACGAGCCCTAAGAAGACGTTCCGATGCGCCGATGCACGCGTCGACGATGGCACGCCCTGCAAGCCCTGCAAGAAGTACTGATCGCTCATGCTCAGAACATCAGATGTTGCGCCGAAAATAAAAGCTGGGATGAGTTGAGCAGAGCCGTTATGGCTGTACGTGCACGTGTTCCACGCCCAACAACAATTGTTGTTATCATCGTCGTCGTTATGCTTTTCTCTCTCTCTCCAGAAAAAGCTGTTGTCGCTGCTCCGTGAATAAATCACATAAGTATGTATCACAGTATCAGTGTATGCGTCTCTGCTCAATCAAATAAAAATCAGTTTATTTGTGTCAATATATTTGTTGTACCGCCCAGTTCAAATGGTGAACCGATCCTTCTCGGTGCTCAAGCGTACGTACGGCCGTCACACTCGGCGCGAGTCGGGATAATTCATTATTTACGCAAGTCAGGGCCATGATGTTTAAGCATGCATGCATGGTACCGATCTCATCTTTCTTTTTTGAATACGATACAGACGTaggcgctcatatacacgcgtatACACTCATCCTTataaacacacacgcacaccctatccttataagcaccttcgaaagactgagccgacatatcattttGAAATTTACGAGTCATCGTAGGCATCTCGTCGTcaacggaaacgtctcctcccattgaatgcgcatcgccgaaaatactgaaataaattcagaaataaatatgAGCATCAGGACTTAGAACCCTGATGGACTGGGGTACCGATCTCATCTTGGCGGGTATGGAACATGCACATGCTAGGACTCCATTATTGAATGGTTAGCCAGCCAATCATCTCGCGAATATGCATGCATCATGCATCACGCACGTTACATACCAGGATACGCATCTCGTGATTTCGTCTAGCTTGTCGGTCGCTAGTTAGCTAACATGGAGATAcaaatatactagtactactaaggTAGATCTCTCTTTGGTTATGACTTGAGCAATATCACCGTTTACCAGGGCATGTAAACACTGAGCTACGAGCTCAGTGTCGGTCATGCAGCATGCTTGAATAAAAACGTGACACTGTTCATCGGTCTATCCCTCCCTCACAGGTCTGTTTCCTAAAGATTGAGGATGGTGCAGCGACTCGGTGACGCAGATCCATCCCTCGCTGTCCCGTCGGCACGAGCACGTGAAGAGGAGGGCCATTCATGCCTGGGAGTACCCGCCATGGCAGCATTAGCTCCCCCGGACAAGTCCATATAGCAGGACCGAAGACATTGCTATGGGCAAATGTTTGGTGGGCCTTCACACTTGCTAACATTTATCCCCAACCACGATATCCCCACCTACCAAAAACTGTAACTGGTCGATGACATGGCAAACATTAGCATGTTTGCGTATACCCTCCTACATGTAGTGTTGTTTTGCAGCTGCGGACGGCAAGCAAAGCATTCCACAGGTGTAGATATGAAAATGGGAGCGCTTTTGCTTAAAACGCTTAGTGCCAAATGATAAAGATTAGCACGCTGCTGATGATCCTAGTTCTCCTGGCGGTCCTCGCTACTGGAAAGATTGAGCAAGTGCGACGCCGGCTGCAAggagtgcgtccagtttttttttTCTTCCGAGAAAACTTCCGATGTATTCATCTTGAATCATGCCAGTACAACGAAcatcaaaaataataaaaattatatctagATCCGTAGACCATCTAACGACGACTAGACGACTAGATCAACTAGCGACGACTAGACTACAAGCACTGAAAGTCGGCGCCTTAATCCAAATAAACAGGTTCCAtgtgaaaaaatacatacattctATGATACATACACGAGCACTTTTTGTGACATGGCCATCAATTTTTAGTAtatgtgatgaacatttttaatacacaaTCAACATTTTTTTGTTGAAATGCACGATCAATGAACACACGGTGTTTAAAAAAGTGCATGATGGACATTGTGACTTGTGAGTACAAGATAAACATTTTTTCCATTATGATGAGCACTTTTCAATGAACGGTAAACATTTTTGAAATTAGACAATGAAACACACGACGAAAGTTTGTCTAATGTGTGATGaacacttttaaaaaaatgttgatgctttaaaaaatgttcatgtaagtATAAAAAGTGTTAACACATAATGATGTTTTTTATTACAAGATGAATACTTTTTAAATACACCATGAATAATTTCTATGGTTGATATTTTTATTTGAGCGataaattttttttgaaagcacgaTGCACGTTTTTAAACAAAAAAGGGCAAACTTTTCATATACGAGAAAAGTTTTAATAGACATAATTTTTTGTATATCCATGACCATTTTTTGACGTGCATGAACATTTTGAACACAAAACGATTAAAGAAAACTGAAAAATGTAAAGAAAACAGAAACACGGATGAAAAGTAGTAACGGAGCATTGGCTTCGCTCGCACTTTTTACATAGTGCGTTCCTAGCCTTGTCCTTTTTCAGAAGAAGTGTGTTGCTAGCTTCTTTTAAGCACAAGTATTTTGGGGACAATCTTTTAAGATGCCGAGAATATCAGGTTCTCAAGCAAACAGCTATCTCAAGATGCCGAGAATATGAGGTTCTATCACACATTAGGTGCTcccatgctatcatttttttaaatatttacatgtttcaaaaaatcctgaaaataattatgagtGTTCACAAGACATGTGTCTACAATctgtaaaaaaattcaaatatttttttttgaaatggacattgagaaacaaaaaagacaaattcatcaTGATAGTATCACTAAAAGACAAAAGGTAAAATGACACTGTTCACATTTGGATTTGCCGTTTTTGTTTCTACATGTGTATTTCATATTTTAACTTGAAATTCCTACACATTGTAAATACACACAATTGTTTTAACTTTTTTAAAGATGGAAACTGTTTTTTTTAAATGGTAGCATGAGAGCAACTAATGTTTGGTAGCACAAGATATAAGATTGTTCGGTCGTTGCttgtagggatgaaaatggagtggaaactttctgCTTTTCCGTAGGAAAAATGAAAACGGAGAGGAAATATGGAAACAGAAACGGAAATTTGCAAACCGAAAGTGGTAATGGATTTTTTTTATGCGGAAACAGAAACAAAAACGGAatggtgttttccggtggaacatgCGTGGAAACTAAACTTTCCGTTTTCGTAAATATGAAATTTCTTTTTTAACTATAGACCTATCGTTACTTTGTAGCCCGACCACAAAACAACACAGGATGACACAATGAGTAGAATTAATCATTTAAGaccaacttctactaccacacatgtactcagcttgacCCTATATGGCTATATGCAATTGTCCAGTATCATTACAATACTacgctaagttgctaacataatgatattattttgtagTCATGTTAATAGTTTATTAAATTTGTTCATctttgtgtgtatttctctatgattcaagggggtTTTAAGTTCCGGTCAACGCCCACTTTTCTTTTGGTGTCCGCTTTGTATTTGCTCTGTGTCCGTTTTCGGTAGTATTCGTTTCCGTATTCATTTATGAGGTTTCTGTATTCATTTCCACCGCTATAAAAAAATATGATAACATTTAGTTTCATCTgtttccgctccgttttcatccctagtGGCTTGAATCTGAACGTGTACAGAGTATCGAAAGCCATCACACCTTATGAATGTCGAGAGCTGATGAGATCTTTTGGCAAGACAACTATTTGTCATTGTGCGCTAAAGAGGCAATTTGTTTATACATGTAGTTCAAATATATTTATATCCGGATAGTCATAGGAGCGCACAAGCTCGCCCGCTCACGGAATCTCTAGGCACACGTTCTCCTCGGGATATACTGCCCGGCAGAATATTTTTACACACATAtaaaaatattttttcaaatacacatGAACATTTATATATCCACTCTTTAACGTACGTCCACTATTTATATTTTTTAGCACATGCAATTTACCCAAAAGaatagaaaaatgaaaataaagatgtaaataaaattggaaggcaaaaataaaaatagagcGTTCCCTCCACTAGCTTTTTTGGGAAGTGTGTTGCTAACTTTTTTCAGTTTTCCCTTTCAGAAAAACTTTTTTCGGTTTTAGAGGAAGTGCGTTCGCTCTAAACTAGCCTATTTTACACGCGAAGTGTTGCATCCCAACTCAAGAAAGAAAGTGTGCTTCGACGGAACATCATTAGCTCTCGGTTACTGCACCCACCCACGTCGTTGTTTCATCATACAGGCCCACGTCCACATGCCTGTCTTTTCCCTGCGCAAACTCACCCATGTTTCCACAATCATTGGGGCCTCTTTTGGTTTGAAGGAATTTTGTAGAAATTTCGTAGGGtaggatttttataggaaaaaatcctatagagctctttggtttgtaggaatgaaatcctattcctatggagcaaatcttcctatccttcacatttcataggaaaataaacattaacctagactcaatggaaaaaatcctatgatgtgaaacAAAGGACATCTCTTTTcatattcctactcataggatttgagatgcatgtcatctcattttctatgacttttctattcttataattttcctaccctatgaaccaaaggaggtcTCAATGCTTGCTCCAACATCATGATTTTTCCATTAGTCCATCTAGCAGGAGCAAGCGAGCTCGTCTACTCTACCCAGCATTCTTTATATATATGTTATTAGTCTATGTTATTCTTGAGTAACTAGCTTTATACTCCCGGGTAGTACTAGTATGAAAACAATATCTGATGTCGGCCTAAATCAGTGTGCACGTTATCTGGTTTGCTGGACATGAGTGGTTGGTGTCCATGTCCACGCCGCCTATAAAAAAAACCCGGGAAAACGAGTCCAAGTTTCCAAGCTAGCTGCTACTAGCCAAACATCTTTATGCCCCCAACTAACCAAATAATGCACGTGGCGATCGCAGCATCGCAGCCGAGGCCGCTTGCCAATCAACTTACGAAATCGACGCCTATATATAGAGCTGCTCGCAGCTTTAGCCAGCCACACCACTACCACAGAGCATTCTACCACTAGACCGACCGCACAGGTGAAGTGAGAGCTTTGCGCTAAGGGTTCATCAGCAACCATGAAGAGCACCAAGCTCGCGGCGATCCTGATCCTCCAGGCCGTCCTGGTCATGGGGATCCTCTCACACGTGAACGGTAAGCTGCTGATGCTCAATCACTTCACCTCTTCCTAAGCAAAGCTCGATCATTTCGTGATGCCCCAGAGGGAGGGGAGGTCTCTCGTCTCGTCTTATCAGTGACATATTATCTGGTTCTGATGCCGTCGGTGTCTTGCGTGCATGCAGCCGACTTCTTCCCCAAGTGCTGCAACAACTGCAGGTCCTTCTCCGGGGTCGACGTCTGCGACGACGCCCACCCCCAGTGCCCCAAGGGCTGCTCGGCCTGCCGCGTGGTGACGCCCAGCCCTCACAAGACGTTCCGGTGCGCCGACATGAAGAGCACCGTCGATGGCACCTGCGGCGGGCCATGCAAAAAGCACTGATCCGTTCAGGGCTTCAGTCTCAGACGAGGGGTGCCGCCTAAAATAAAGCTCAGATGAGATGAGCAGTCATGGCGCCTATGCTTCTCTGTGGGTCGTGCTATACGGCCAACAATATGTATACTGCTATCGTCGTGTCTTGTCAATGTGTTTCCTCTCTCGAGAAAGGTGGTGGTGCTTGTACTTGTGTTCACCTATCCTCCGTGAATAAACACATGTGATGATTGTGTGTGCCTACTCAATATTGCATTTATACTCTCCGATATCACGTCTCATACGAGCTGATGGAATGCTCTTTGAAATTTACCTTTCTACTTTCGGCACAGCAAACAACTGTCCGACGTACTACTCTTTTACCATCATTCGGCGGCAAGTCACAACTTTCATGGCTGCCTTTTTTTTAACGTGGTGGCTGCCAAGTAGTTTGCAGAGTTTGCTAAATCGACTACACGAAATGTGTCTGCAGTCACGCGTTTGTTAAATTTGCCTGCCTGTATAAAAAGTATGGCTAAAAATCGAACTTGCTCTTGGCGAACCACCTTAAGTTGTA
Proteins encoded in this window:
- the LOC123056734 gene encoding uncharacterized protein, producing the protein MKSRTLVVILVLQAVLVMGILSQANAEFPKCCDSCRFFSGAVVCDDAGPKCRDGCVNCRVVQTSPKKTFRCADARVDDGTPCKPCKKY
- the LOC543150 gene encoding Bowman-Birk type proteinase inhibitor B5, translating into MKSTKLAAILILQAVLVMGILSHVNADFFPKCCNNCRSFSGVDVCDDAHPQCPKGCSACRVVTPSPHKTFRCADMKSTVDGTCGGPCKKH